The window gaatcattgattaaacctagttaggagaataatcaaaagaggttctcctaaagaccaatccactacgtattcttacatatcttcacgtgcttaaattggttcatcttgtgaggttaagacttaatcgagagaggagtttttgctgaatgtttgaactaataattgcgtgaattcgagagactcactcaAACATTAAAAATGAATTACCTAGAATTATATcgcaaataattatcttgcacctatcctataaAAACTCTATCTTCTTCCATTGATAGCATTCTTTGCTTATTCATTGTTTCGATTTCCATTAGTCAAcaactttagattcttagttaattttagttagaaattatataaatctaaattgttgatcatcttggatggcaaacaagctagaaactacgagaataatgtttaaatctaatccatgtggatacgatattatataaTACTATATTTGACTACCGAGCATAATTTAGGATtgtgttttgagctcgtcaaattttggcatcgttgccggTTATTGGccatcaatagtgtttgaaatagtttgtagtgctaattcaggaatttttctttttattttatttttcctttttttacgtttggtgttctttaGGTTATAGgttaagattggtgcatgacttgaGCTTCTGCGAAAGTAGTGTTACCATACGAGCCAGAGTTAGAAACAAAATTGTGACAACTAAGGAAAAAAAAAGATCTCACTGAGAAGCTAGAAAAGGTTGGgcgatcctcaaccaaagaaactatggctggaaatggtgatgataatgtagatttggctgcaagagaggcagcccaacaacgAGAAAATGCTGCACGGGATGCTGAAGAAGCATATATTAGAGATGCACATAATATatgtgaagaagagaggggtctcagagttaatcaacatcaacccttatctgggagaccacttggcgattatgctagaccggtctacaatcaaggactAATCCAGTGTTCGATCAACTCCGATTGCAGCaaacaattttgagttgaagcaagggttgtttgaaacccttcagaattgttgtgtcttcataGGGAAGccaaacaaaaatccaaacatgcatctaatggacttcgagaaGATTataaacacctttcaatacaatggggtgtcacaagatACAGTGTACTTAAGGGAattccccttttcacttaaagatgatgctaATGAGTGGCTCCGGAGTTTGCCTAGTGGATCCATTAGAACTTGGGAGGATATGACcataaaattccttgataaatatttctcctcagctaagacgggcaagattagaagataaatccataacttctgccagaaagagactGGAACTGTTTTTGAAGCATTGGAGAGGCttaaggagatagttagaaagtgtcaacatagggGAATTGagctctggatgcaactccaagatttttgggaaggattgacaccggcctcacgtagaacattgagcaatgcagttggaggccctttgatgaagaagactccagaggagatagttacaattcttaatGAGTTATCTGGagatgctaatcagtggccctctgagagtgctgaaagaaaaAGATCAACTGGTATttaccaagttgatgctaatacatctgtgcaggtacaacttgatgctatagCTAAGAAAATACGGAAGTTGGCGTTATCCTCGATGCAAAATGAGCGtcacgcagcttgtgatatatgtgaaaGAGGACACcgtactcatgagtgtcaagcctcaattgaggaagtaaatgttgtgggaaactacaatttcaatgcaatgggtcagaggcacctcagtttttcatggagttcacctagaGGTACTGCGAATgcttggcaacaaaataactctagaccccagggacaaggagctccagcataCAAAAATCAGTAGAGGCAGCAATATCAGCCTTAACAACCCATTCAGCCTGGTCTAGAGGATCTAATGAAGGATTTCATTATCAAGACATATGAAAGGCTAGACGTCCATGGAGAAGCAATCAAAGAACTGGGCACTGGTTTTCGAAAcatggagagacaagtgggacatattgcaacaatattatctgagagggctCTACGAACTATCCccgctgatactgagagaaatcctaaagaaacagtgaatgatgtaactctgagaagtgggcaagtgttgaaggTTCCCACCTCGATACAAAATGATGTGAAACTTGAAAAAGGGAGTGGGGAGCAGCCGAAGAATGATGTtaataaaaagaagaaaggccTGATGAAagcggagaaaaagaaaaaggaagaaaaatagagaaggtaggaacatgatgagagcgagcatatgccttCTTTAGctttccctcaaaagctatactgagaaaagctggacaagcagtttgggagatttctggatgtgctgaaacaagttcatgtaaacttaccattcacaaaagtgctctcacaaatgcctgcttaCGCCAAATTCTTGAGGGAGATCCTTACAAGGAAGAGGAAGAtagaggagacctcagtggtcaagctcacggAGCATTGCAAcgcgatattgcaaaataaactcccacccaagtgtggagatccagggagttttactataccttgctctgtaGGAACTATTCATTTTGATAAGTCATTATGTGATTatggtgcctcaattaacttaGTGCCTTTATCTATTTACTGGAaattggagaaggagattggagagataaggtttgcaccaatatcattgcagctggcagaccataCGACTTTAATAcgcgaggggatagtggaagatgtgttagttcgggtggataagttcgtattttttgtggattttatagtgctgaatatggaggaaaacaaggaggtccccctcactTTAGAAAGATCATTCTTAGCGACGGGCAGAGCAATATTAGATGTACAcaagagaaaactcatgcttagagtgggtaaGGAGATTGTGGCTTTTATGATGAATATAGCAAAGGGGGCACAAAAGGACAAACCAGCtgcgagtgttgagtggaaagtgaagggctcgaaagagaaggttgcactgagcgagaaagataagtgtggggtataCCCCAAAAGGATGAGAAGAAgatgtctgcatggatgtgtgcattagttcgaagccaaggaatggagcccgacttcgactcagaccccgactagatatccagagaagtttcctttaccttatgctttttatttatgtgtcatggggacatgccacaacttaaagtgtggggtgggggatagttgtatgttgtatgtatatgtgttagttttgttagttgtagtagttggaaaattgaaaaaaacataaaaattgaaaaactttaaaaaattttgattttcccgatgatggatatcatccgacgggtttcttgagggattaaaattgaaaaaaatacaaaaaggattttcttttattaggtagtgtaataattctcccttggtttttctttgtgccgcgattctttttcaagggttttgtttgaaccgagtgtagttagtttttgtttAGTAGAGTAGTAGGAAACTTTGTACTATGATTTGAAGGGAAAGCAATATCTCTtcactttattatgccttgagaatagtaagtgctttagttgtgacgcttatgctcagttttgactcttgtataagtaccttaaattttatgatcttaactttgcttaactgctttgactagagtgtcttgatagtccaaacctaagtgagttatgtgccatgtgtgtgtgaggttttgtatattctgtgcattgcatttgatgtctataacttgcccggtgtgtttgcaaagcgaaatagtagtttattaagtcttggaagtgatataggcatttctttgttgaaccagaTTTATGCTTTTAcctacctaattgttatgtatcatagttaacccctttgagcttgtaatcctgtttcttaggcaaccacattacaaaccctaaccatttatttgaattgaccatttatttgaaccttgtacctttcatgagcacttgaattctttatgaactttgtaaaagttaaagtgtggggtggttggtttggcttttgagtggaactattgaactaaggagaaaggtgcactattttgaaaaagaaagagccacttgaattgaaaataaaagaaaataattaagtGTAGGATTGTGAAAAAtgttccttgatagtggtgactcttgatgtaattgtgcttaaagaagtatggagtaaatgtatattgatgtgaaggcggaactatggtttgacataagtgtggggttttgaacaatgaaatgtatgtattaaagtgcttagggaggtatagtcactcttatatctaaatgtgtCCTACCTATCccacaacctacattacaaccaaataaattcctgcttgatccttgactgaatgagcccaattagtagagtagtacactacgggcaatcctatggtacgtcttttgtggcatatgaatgttgttttagagagtgagtgaattctttcattcttgagttcctaattgttcttatattttattgtgtgtggaactactctctattgtggtgtgagggcacttgattcatgaaggaaaggtaatgcttgacctctgtgttagagtaagtgagcgggttataaaaatgcgtggtgcttttgagtcaaattttgaggcaaggatgttatggtattgtacttaatctgttttaattattcttggtgtgatgagttaggagagttgttgaaaaaggtcgtgtttatatgaagtgtagtttgattgctcgaggacgaacaatggtttaagtgtggggtgttgatggtaggctataattacgtattttagtcacttGTTGGACTCTAgttcactgcactttattcatgtttgaactttaattgatagtgttttgcactcattgtatgttttatgccttgtatgagtgatttcgagctatgtacaagttatggaatgaattcgagttatttggagccttgaagtctgagtaaaagcccaagggattaagccatgatcatgttcgggggtcaaggaccaagtctggatgtcaaaaagcAAGATtcaatccgtactctgagaattCCCCACTACAGCGACTGCCCAAAAATCCTCCCGTCTGTCAGAACTAAGCTCTATTgatttccccactaattcccCACATGGCGCGTCACCTGCGGCGCGCTTGTGCAAACTTTACAGAGTGAATATCCTATTTCGgttaggagaaggtggtttcgtctgggcccgaccctacttggtataaatatttggaaaaatattatttcatggacttttgacacatattcgacctaattaggctaaggaggagttggaagaacacgagcgcaaagatttcatcattccttcctcactcaagacccgagtttggattgaatttatgttttcctctattttaactttatttgtgatgaattgcttcgtatatatggaatagttcccctttagggtttgatggatttggtgttttgatgattatttgtggattataactctagttttatgtattgaatcattttggatgatgtatttgttgcatctatattcacttgttcatgtaatcaagagaggcataacttgtgatatctttgcattatattgttggttgagtgcattaattcttcttagtaatcaaaataggttagttgaatcattgattaaacctagttaggagaataatcgaaagaggtccTCCTagagaccaatccactacgcattcttgcatatcttcacgtgcttaaattggtttatcttgtgaggttaagacttaatcgagagaggagtttctcctgaacgtttgaactaataattgagtgaattcgagagactcacttaaacattaaaagtgaattacctagagttagatcccaaacaattatcttgcacctatcctatcaaaaccctatcttttcccattgataaccttctttgcttattccttgttttgaTTATCAATaatcaatagctttagattcttagttcattttagttagaaatcatataaatctaaaatgttgatcatcttggatagcaaacaagctagaaactacgagaatactgtttaaattcaatccctatggatacgatattatactatactatatttgactagcgagcataatttaggtgtgtgttt is drawn from Nicotiana tomentosiformis chromosome 12, ASM39032v3, whole genome shotgun sequence and contains these coding sequences:
- the LOC138902606 gene encoding uncharacterized protein, translated to MPAYAKFLREILTRKRKIEETSVVKLTEHCNAILQNKLPPKCGDPGSFTIPCSVGTIHFDKSLCDYGASINLVPLSIYWKLEKEIGEIRFAPISLQLADHTTLIREGIVEDVLVRVDKFVFFVDFIVLNMEENKEVPLTLERSFLATGRAILDVHKRKLMLRVGKEIVAFMMNIAKGAQKDKPAASVEWKVKGSKEKVALSEKDKCGVYPKRMRRRCLHGCVH